From the genome of Eublepharis macularius isolate TG4126 chromosome 12, MPM_Emac_v1.0, whole genome shotgun sequence, one region includes:
- the LOC129339255 gene encoding olfactory receptor 10A7-like produces MQVTTSEKWNNHTAITEFILLGFGAANELQILLFLVFAVIYIFTMTGNILIVILVVSDQHLHTPMYYFLGNLSFLEVCYSSNILPKMLGRFLTGDKTISVSGCFTQLFCFGCLICVECYLLSLMSFDRYVAICKPLHYATIMNGRIILYLLVGSWICAVSISFLIVYRVSQLSFCGPDEIDHFFCDFSPLLQLSCSDISHVKLLALIFGSINILPPFILTITSYVCIITAILRISSTTGRQKAFATCSSHLIVVTLFYGTLTIVYILPNTSTLGELKKVFSVPYAVLTPMVNPLIYSLRNKEVKESLKRLWIDSSFRGDIKRSNPLLLRRG; encoded by the coding sequence ATGCAAGTCACCACTTCTGAAAAATGGAATAACCACACTGCCATCACAGAATTCATCCTGTTGGGATTTGGAGCAGCTAATGAGTTGCAGATTCTTCTTTTTCTGGTTTTTGCAGTGATCTACATTTTTACTATGACAGGAAACATCCTCATTGTTATCTTGGTGGTGTCCGATCAGCACCTTCACACACCCATGTACTACTTCCTAGGGAATTTGTCCTTCTTGGAGGTCTGCTATAGCTCAAACATTCTGCCTAAGATGCTGGGAAGATTCTTAACAGGGGACAAAACGATTTCTGTTTCAGGCTGTTTCACACAATTGTTTTGCTTTGGTTGTCTTATTTGTGTTGAATGTTACCTTCTGTCACTGATGTCTTTTGACAGGTATGTAGCCATATGCAAACCACTTCATTATGCAACAATTATGAATGGCAGGATCATTCTGTACCTTCTAGTAGGTTCTTGGATATGTGCAGTATCTATTTCATTTCTCATTGTATATAGGGTTTCACAATTATCATTTTGTGGCCCGGACGAAATTGACCACTTCTTCTGTGATTTCAGCCCATTGCTCCAACTCTCCTGCAGTGACATAAGCCATGTCAAATTATTGGCTTTGATATTTGGATCAATTAATATCCTACCTCCATTCATATTGACCATCACTTCTTATGTGTGCATAATTACTGCCATCTTGAGAATTTCATCCACAACTGGCAGACAAAAAGCTTTTGCCACTTGTTCCTCTCACCTCATTGTGGTCACCCTTTTCTATGGAACACTAACAATTGTCTATATCTTGCCAAACACCAGCACACTCGGAGAACTTAAAAAGGTGTTTTCTGTCCCATATGCAGTCCTGACCCCCATGGTGAATCCCCTCATATACAGTCTgagaaacaaagaagtaaaggaaTCCTTGAAAAGGCTTTGGATAGATTCTTCTTTTAGAGGTGACATTAAGAGATCGAACCCTTTGTTATTAAGAAGAGGATGA